One Diospyros lotus cultivar Yz01 chromosome 1, ASM1463336v1, whole genome shotgun sequence genomic window carries:
- the LOC127788816 gene encoding phytolongin Phyl2.2 produces the protein MISNPNLILYACVSKGTTILAEFNCRDADLADLASRCLEKAPQFHATFSHTVRKRTFTFLLDDPLIYFTIYDDALETSEALCFLRSVRDAFREIRVKSAGDLSSHSFQGEFNPVFHQLLTPAPATEMESPPDAPKHGHAGSFSVPLLSGDSTSKCLVMIKKKKKKRLFGVDANGESKDGLAENKVDVCDDNGVILSRDFSKSGLFVNDSPHQKAKHVWKKHVWVVLSLDLIVCFILFAIWLWICRGFKCIDG, from the coding sequence ATGATTTCGAATCCGAATTTGATCCTCTACGCCTGCGTTTCCAAGGGGACGACGATCCTCGCGGAATTCAATTGCCGGGACGCCGATCTCGCCGATCTCGCCTCCAGATGCCTCGAGAAAGCCCCCCAGTTTCACGCCACATTCTCTCACACCGTCCGCAAGAGGACCTTCACCTTCCTCCTCGATGATCCCCTCATCTACTTCACGATCTACGACGACGCTCTCGAGACGTCCGAGGCTCTGTGTTTTCTGAGGAGCGTCAGGGACGCCTTCCGTGAGATCAGAGTCAAGAGCGCCGGGGATTTGAGTTCGCACTCTTTTCAGGGCGAATTCAATCCAGTTTTCCACCAGCTGCTCACGCCAGCGCCGGCGACGGAGATGGAGTCGCCGCCGGACGCGCCGAAGCACGGCCACGCCGGGAGTTTCTCGGTGCCGCTGCTCAGTGGCGATTCGACGTCGAAGTGCCTGGTAatgatcaagaagaagaagaagaagaggttgtTTGGCGTTGACGCGAATGGCGAGAGCAAGGACGGATTGGCGGAGAACAAGGTGGACGTGTGCGACGACAACGGCGTTATTTTGAGCCGAGACTTTTCGAAGAGCGGATTGTTCGTCAACGATTCGCCGCACCAGAAGGCGAAGCACGTTTGGAAGAAGCATGTTTGGGTGGTATTGTCTCTGGACTTGATCGTGTGCTTTATCCTGTTCGCCATCTGGTTGTGGATTTGCAGAGGCTTCAAATGCATCGACGGTTGA